From a single Paraburkholderia sp. FT54 genomic region:
- a CDS encoding low molecular weight protein-tyrosine-phosphatase, which yields MIGVLMVCEGNVCRSPVARAILERALPYVSVSSAGTRALVGRHADPLAVQIAREHGVDISGHLAEALSDEHVRAADVVLAMTNTQRTVILDRFPSARGKVFRLGEHEQLDIVDPYRRHRVIFELAFAQIEHSVLKWREDIARLTH from the coding sequence ATGATTGGGGTTTTGATGGTGTGCGAGGGGAATGTTTGTCGCAGTCCGGTTGCGCGAGCGATTCTCGAACGGGCGCTGCCTTACGTCTCAGTGAGTTCAGCAGGTACGCGAGCGCTCGTTGGCAGGCACGCGGATCCGCTCGCCGTTCAGATTGCGCGCGAGCACGGCGTGGACATTAGCGGTCACCTGGCCGAGGCACTCAGCGACGAACACGTACGCGCAGCAGATGTAGTGCTGGCCATGACGAATACTCAGCGTACGGTGATTCTCGATCGATTCCCTTCTGCGAGGGGAAAGGTTTTTCGTCTGGGCGAGCATGAGCAGCTCGATATCGTGGATCCGTATCGGCGGCATCGAGTCATTTTTGAACTCGCCTTCGCGCAAATCGAGCACAGTGTTTTGAAATGGCGCG
- a CDS encoding polysaccharide biosynthesis/export family protein, whose product MLAVFLTRPAFRLGVLTTAVALLTSACAVAPGMRMETSRVQAMPDVSSTSSVAEETGESAASEKANATTSTPDIAITEVDAALISQLAKSRKQQQLELSQLLSGAPQAYAVGPGDVLQIVVWDHPEFAAALGSSQTQSSSRSGDPLAGFVVDQNGGLTFPYAGTLRVIGLRTEEIQQRLSGALAKYFVKPQVTVRMASYRAHQVYVDGEVHSPGALAVNDVPMTLYEAVSRAGGFSETADQSDLVLVRGDQSHRVNLTQMLAQGLSPSRLYLKPGDLLRVVSRDENDAYVMGEVNKPVSAIPRRTGRMTLADALSQAGSVNASTADAAQMFVIRGSLTGTPQVFHLDGHSPVAMLLAKDFELQPKDVVYVDGSGLVRFNRVLSLLMPLISTGLTAGVIAK is encoded by the coding sequence ATGTTAGCGGTATTTCTGACCAGGCCGGCGTTCAGGCTTGGGGTTTTGACGACGGCGGTAGCCCTGTTGACCAGCGCGTGCGCAGTGGCGCCGGGCATGCGGATGGAGACGTCTCGTGTGCAGGCCATGCCGGACGTGTCCAGTACGTCGAGTGTTGCTGAAGAAACCGGCGAAAGTGCAGCAAGTGAAAAAGCGAATGCAACCACAAGCACGCCCGACATCGCGATAACGGAGGTCGACGCGGCGCTGATCTCACAGTTGGCGAAAAGCCGCAAGCAACAGCAGCTCGAACTGTCGCAATTGCTCTCTGGAGCGCCGCAGGCATACGCGGTCGGGCCGGGCGACGTGCTGCAAATCGTCGTTTGGGATCACCCGGAATTTGCGGCCGCACTTGGTTCATCGCAAACACAATCATCGTCGCGGTCGGGAGATCCGCTTGCTGGATTCGTCGTCGATCAGAATGGCGGCCTGACGTTCCCGTATGCAGGCACGCTGCGCGTGATCGGTCTGCGCACCGAAGAGATACAGCAACGCCTGAGCGGCGCGCTCGCAAAATACTTCGTCAAGCCACAAGTCACCGTGCGGATGGCGTCTTACCGTGCGCACCAGGTCTACGTCGACGGCGAAGTGCATAGCCCCGGCGCATTGGCCGTCAACGACGTGCCCATGACACTTTACGAAGCAGTCAGCCGCGCCGGCGGATTCAGCGAAACGGCCGACCAGAGCGACCTCGTTCTGGTGCGTGGAGATCAGTCTCACCGCGTGAATCTGACGCAAATGCTTGCCCAGGGATTGAGCCCGTCGCGCCTCTACCTGAAACCCGGCGACCTGCTGCGCGTCGTGTCGCGCGACGAAAACGACGCGTATGTGATGGGCGAAGTGAACAAACCGGTCTCGGCAATTCCGCGGCGGACCGGGCGCATGACGTTGGCCGACGCACTCTCGCAGGCCGGCAGTGTCAATGCTTCTACGGCGGACGCTGCTCAGATGTTCGTGATTCGCGGTTCCCTGACGGGCACGCCGCAGGTGTTCCACCTCGACGGCCATTCACCGGTCGCGATGCTGCTCGCCAAGGATTTCGAATTGCAACCGAAAGACGTGGTGTATGTCGATGGCAGCGGCCTCGTTCGCTTCAATCGTGTGCTGAGTCTGCTGATGCCGTTGATTAGCACGGGGTTGACTGCGGGGGTGATTGCGAAATGA